The Borreliella mayonii genome has a segment encoding these proteins:
- a CDS encoding chemotaxis protein CheB: METKISVLIIEYFAVKRKLISDLINSSPKLQVIATASNGKFATNKLKKHNPEVILMNLEENNIKDILFLEKKNNINKTIPIVVTSSNQDLINIAALKGADDLILVSKNKKSHEIKKEQIINSLLTYGSISIKNKIVCNKDMKTKNYERANFFLNHKNDISSLTQLEEHTKEKILNEKEIKKLKLRKFDIIAIGVSAGGPVALKSILPEIPESFPPIIIVQHMPKGFTEEFAKNLNNLCKISVKETTNNEILKQGHAYISSGGYHTKIKKIDGNYQIQTLDGKHINGHKPSIGVLFQSIAEIAKDKAIAIIMTGMGNDGSREIGDIKKAGGLTIAQDKESSMVFGMPKIAIKENNIDYIVPLNHMVKLLKAILINS; encoded by the coding sequence GTGGAAACAAAAATTTCTGTACTTATCATAGAATACTTTGCTGTAAAAAGAAAACTTATATCAGACCTTATCAATTCGTCTCCAAAACTCCAAGTCATTGCAACTGCTTCTAATGGAAAATTTGCAACAAATAAACTTAAAAAACACAACCCCGAAGTAATATTAATGAATTTAGAAGAAAACAATATTAAAGATATTTTATTTTTGGAGAAAAAAAACAATATAAATAAAACAATACCAATTGTCGTCACATCTTCAAATCAAGACCTAATAAACATTGCTGCTTTAAAGGGCGCTGATGACCTTATATTAGTATCTAAAAATAAAAAATCACATGAAATCAAAAAAGAACAAATTATTAATTCTCTTTTGACCTATGGATCAATATCTATAAAAAACAAAATTGTCTGCAATAAGGATATGAAAACAAAAAACTATGAAAGAGCTAATTTTTTTTTAAATCACAAAAATGACATTTCTTCATTAACTCAGCTTGAAGAACATACAAAAGAAAAAATATTAAATGAAAAAGAAATAAAAAAACTTAAGCTGAGGAAATTTGACATAATAGCAATTGGAGTATCAGCAGGGGGACCTGTAGCCTTGAAATCAATATTACCAGAAATACCTGAAAGCTTTCCACCAATAATAATTGTTCAACACATGCCTAAAGGATTTACAGAAGAATTTGCAAAAAATCTTAATAATCTTTGCAAAATAAGCGTAAAAGAAACCACCAATAACGAAATATTAAAGCAAGGACATGCATACATAAGCTCAGGCGGATATCATACAAAAATCAAAAAAATTGATGGAAACTATCAAATACAAACTCTCGATGGTAAACATATAAATGGGCATAAACCATCTATTGGAGTATTATTTCAATCTATTGCAGAGATTGCAAAAGATAAAGCAATTGCCATAATAATGACTGGAATGGGAAATGACGGATCAAGAGAAATTGGAGACATAAAAAAAGCTGGGGGACTAACTATTGCGCAAGATAAAGAAAGTTCTATGGTTTTTGGAATGCCAAAAATAGCAATAAAGGAAAACAATATAGACTATATAGTTCCACTAAACCATATGGTAAAATTATTAAAAGCTATACTAATTAATAGCTAA
- a CDS encoding protein-glutamate O-methyltransferase, whose protein sequence is MLEIEDKLFLKFCDFIYNNSGIRFDEKNKFVLQSRVNDAVRDLALENPSQLYNLIISEKLKKEYFLDLVTTNLTRFFRNSLHFQTFEKFVIPNLIKIKNIEEKNRIIIWSAGCSTGEEPYSLAFVLKSKLPKEMDFVIIASDLSLKSLMIAKEGYYSSNKCENIPKEYRHYIYSHSNGYKIKNEIKNHIRFDYHNLNFESNFSQIDVIFCRNVLIYFDEKSKIKVLKKFYNNMSKNSYLFIGHSESLFGLNLPFKFLKTPWAIIYEKKDTSCQKEKFKSQNKYKL, encoded by the coding sequence ATGCTAGAAATTGAAGATAAACTATTTTTAAAGTTTTGCGATTTTATATATAACAACAGCGGAATTCGTTTTGATGAAAAAAATAAATTTGTTCTTCAAAGCAGAGTTAATGACGCAGTACGAGATCTTGCTCTTGAAAACCCATCACAACTTTATAATTTAATAATTAGTGAAAAATTAAAAAAAGAATATTTCTTGGATTTAGTCACAACTAATTTAACAAGATTTTTTAGAAATTCACTACATTTTCAAACTTTTGAAAAATTTGTAATTCCCAATTTAATTAAGATTAAAAACATAGAAGAAAAAAATAGGATTATTATTTGGTCAGCAGGATGTTCAACAGGAGAAGAACCTTATTCATTAGCATTTGTACTCAAATCAAAGCTTCCAAAAGAAATGGATTTTGTCATTATCGCCTCTGATTTAAGCTTAAAATCTTTGATGATAGCAAAAGAAGGATATTATTCATCAAATAAATGTGAAAATATTCCTAAAGAATACCGACACTATATATATTCTCATTCAAACGGATATAAAATTAAAAATGAAATTAAAAATCATATAAGATTTGATTATCATAACCTAAACTTTGAAAGTAATTTTTCACAAATTGATGTTATTTTTTGTAGAAATGTATTAATATACTTTGATGAAAAATCAAAAATCAAAGTACTTAAAAAATTTTACAACAATATGTCTAAAAACAGCTACTTATTCATAGGGCACTCAGAATCACTTTTTGGGCTCAACCTTCCTTTTAAATTTTTAAAAACACCTTGGGCAATAATATATGAGAAAAAAGATACTAGCTGTCAAAAAGAAAAATTTAAATCACAAAATAAATATAAGTTATAA